In the genome of Nitrospira sp. MA-1, one region contains:
- a CDS encoding amino acid adenylation domain-containing protein yields the protein MRDKPDIESMYYLSPLQQGLLFHRIADAGADPYFYQYVYSLKGALRPDAFDRAWQVVVKRHSILRTAFVWEGVDKPVQVVRREASLSIERHDWREVPEVEHHRMLQSLLDLDRSSGWDFLMPPLMRLHLVRTKAEKWLLINSHHHILLDGWSMALLLKDVLAAYEAAVEGRTFAFTASRPYRDYISWLNRQDMQQAESYWREALKGFSTPTTLSIEPPQDHEEENSLPFAEQSLRISSPRTTTLQSFCRQLRVTLNTMIQGAWALLLHRYSGESDVLFGATVSGRPADLPGVAEMVGLFINTVPIRVAIHPDMALSTWLRGVQEQNSLLRQYEWTPLASIQRWSETAGGLALFDSLVVFESYPEMDAGDFPQVLTVEPVSVHESGAYTLTTGRNNYPLSLMVEPGRETKLIVSYAYRRFGHAAVSRLLRHLDTLLDNMMTASERPLRELSLLPEEERQQLTAWNRVASPSPAFDVCVHTLFEAQVQERPDALAVETPFERLSYRELDRRANRLAHYLQERGVKPEIRVAICLERSVDLVIALLAVLKAGGAYVPMDPGFPEARLAQMVTDSAAVVVLSNSSQAEKFSGFKDNLVLLDQMVGDIAQRDDHRPSTAVMSQNLAYVIYTSGSTGQPKGVAVEHRQIVQYVRTVMDRLAFPVEAGMAAVSTVAADLGNTALFGALCSGRSLHLLSADHGFDPNAMAAYMHDHAVDVLKIVPSHLHGLLSAEYPERVLPRRCLILGGEAVRPDLIERVRTLVPECAIVNHYGPTETTVGVLTHRVEGVSPDERGVPIGRPLPSTPVYVLDPQGQQVPIGIPGELYVGGGQITRGYLGRPDITAERFLPDAFGGGAGHRLYRTGDRVRVRTDGVIEFLGRVDNQVKVRGFRIELGEIDAHLRLEPSIAEAVTVVPEAPDGARQLVAYVVENSTIDTSAIRDRLALRLPEYMVPQTIVALDALPLTPNGKVDRTALQNLKQHLSFDDATFVAPRNPIEEILAAVWTDVLRVERVGVHDNFFALGGDSIRTLQVIARANQQGVKLTPKQLFEHQTVATAAAVAHWKDMALSHTHAGPDNLSLDRPPAHSQGASESIQQIPTQTSTEQLRPVYPLSGVEPDRLLELRDDWAGIEDCYPLSPMQEGMLFHSLMNPGSGMYLMQQHYVWEGRMDRDAFGRAWQRVIDRHPILRTSFMWKDLNRPLQLVHRRVNAGEVIEDLDWSHLSEEEQRVQMTSALEQELTVGLEFTRAPLMRIRLVRQGDDRWTIVRSFHHILTDDWCFSLLMMDFMEHYEAFVEGRDLNVASPPPYREYIAWLQRQDLGAARRFWESELAGFTIPTPLGIECLERDVPLTESSVGDVYMELSPEVSRRLQDLAQRYQLTPNTFLQGAWSILLARYSGEEDVLFGVTVAGRPTDLPGVEAIMGLFINTLPLRVTVRPQIPLMTWLKDLLAANYRIRQYEYAPLVQIQQWSEVPPGQALFRSLLVFENAPKDSRLGEDRQDRVISYEHDRVHTNYPVTVVGYPGDQMGVRLSYDRRILEHVAVERMLGHLKVLLEAMAASPDANIHELPMVGDAERQRILMDWNDTDGVEKIDEQFPALFEAQVVQTPEAIAVQSGSHSLSYKDLNRAGNRIAHALRALETGPDTLVAVLDERGLTLMSMIIGILKAGGAYVPLDLHHPVERIAHVLSASRTRVVVSREEHSGLLAKVVALLPKERKPKILILERMALENWPEENPSPIDVRNHLAYVIYTSGSTGFPKGAMVDCKGMLNHLTSKVPTLRLGPADIVAQTASQCFDISVWQFLSPILCGACVHIVGDDVVRDPERLLQEVAGRKITVLEVVPSLLSSMLECSPLPLTHLRWLLPTGEALSPELCRRWLSRYPHVPLVNAYGPAECSDDVAIACIEHMPSEQMTRMPIGRPISRVRLYIVDRHLEPVPAGVAGELCVGGAAVGRGYVYDPARTAEVFVPDPFSCESGGRLYRTGDLARHRSDGMIEFIGRRDYQVKIRGFRIELGEIEARLSQHQDIARSVVVVREDQPGRKQLVAYVVTTQPLTGEALRMFVRQALPDYMVPVAVVFLASLPLTPNGKINRKALPAPESDRTEETWEAPTTPTQDLVAGIWSEVLGTDRVGRGDQFFELGGHSLLATQVMSRVRAAFQLELPLRSLFDFPTVEEFAAAIDRAGAQEAGALAPPIVPVVRTERLPLSFAQQRLWFLAQMDPESGAYNLPFALRLEGSLNRAALEESFVELVRRHETLRTTFPSLDGEARQVIVPSERFALETEDLTGCPEEERAATIMQYAQGEAHRPFALERDLPIRARLLRLKPDEHILLVTVHHIAADAWSLALVTNEVATVYTARVDALARPSEDSTMSMKGRLPDLPVQYSDFSSWQREWLQGTRLEKEVGYWKQRLGSNPPQLALRTDHPRPDVQTYRGGRLTFLIPKEVSEPLRALSRRQGATVFMTLLAAFQVLLARSTGQTDILVGTDVANRNRHETEHLVGFFVNLLPLRTDVSGNPSFIDLLGRVREVALGAYAHQDVPFEKIVEALKLSRDLSRNPLVQVLFVLQNVPPPSLQLPDLHVESLEFEHDVSRFDLGLFMEETEEGFAGVWKFSRDLFEPETIALFAQRFITLLRQIVMSPDRRIDHLDLLSAEDKEARIMEAKQREEGKFQRFKNIKPKTVALSQRTLVTSQPLLPDRALPLLFSPAVDDVDLAGWAQSNQTMLQRDLLKHGALLFRGFSTRTVADFEAAAQAVCPDLFGEYGDLPREKSGRHVYGSTPYPSDKAILFHNESSHMHRWPQKQFFFCMQAAPEGGETPIVDCRTMYQRLHPELRDRLQSKQLMYVRNFTPGVDVSWQDFFRTSDQSVVEEMCARNGMECLWMENDSLRTRQVCPAVIEHPKTGEWVFFNQIQLHHVSCLEPAVRESLLSMLGRESIPRNVYYGDGSPIDDAIVADIGELYERTAVRFRWQEGDLLMLDNMLVAHARDPFAGPRKILVAMGDMISQATFQSVTV from the coding sequence ATGCGAGATAAACCCGATATCGAGTCAATGTATTATCTGTCTCCGCTTCAGCAGGGACTCTTGTTCCATCGGATAGCTGATGCCGGAGCAGACCCGTATTTCTATCAGTATGTCTACTCGCTGAAAGGTGCCTTGCGTCCCGACGCCTTCGATCGGGCTTGGCAGGTGGTCGTGAAGCGCCATTCCATTCTTCGTACTGCGTTTGTCTGGGAAGGGGTGGACAAGCCTGTGCAGGTGGTGCGTCGGGAAGCGTCCCTGTCGATCGAACGACACGATTGGCGTGAGGTTCCGGAAGTGGAGCATCATCGAATGCTTCAGTCGTTGTTGGATCTGGACCGTTCGTCCGGCTGGGATTTTCTCATGCCACCCCTCATGCGGTTGCATCTGGTTCGGACGAAAGCAGAGAAATGGCTGCTTATCAACAGTCATCATCATATTTTGCTGGACGGATGGAGCATGGCGCTGCTGCTTAAAGATGTGTTGGCTGCCTATGAGGCGGCGGTGGAGGGGCGAACTTTTGCTTTCACGGCTTCCCGCCCCTATCGGGATTACATTTCCTGGCTAAACCGGCAGGATATGCAGCAAGCAGAGTCCTATTGGCGTGAAGCCTTAAAGGGATTCTCAACACCGACGACGCTGTCCATTGAACCGCCTCAGGATCATGAGGAGGAGAATTCGCTTCCTTTCGCCGAACAGTCCTTGCGGATCTCATCTCCGCGAACGACTACTCTCCAGTCTTTCTGCCGGCAATTGCGGGTCACATTGAATACGATGATCCAGGGAGCCTGGGCGTTGTTGCTCCATCGATACAGCGGAGAATCCGATGTCCTGTTCGGGGCCACGGTTTCGGGTCGACCGGCAGATCTGCCTGGAGTGGCCGAGATGGTCGGACTGTTCATCAACACGGTGCCGATTCGGGTGGCCATCCATCCCGACATGGCTCTTTCTACATGGCTTCGAGGTGTGCAGGAACAGAATAGCCTTCTCCGCCAGTACGAATGGACGCCGCTCGCGAGCATTCAACGATGGAGTGAAACCGCAGGGGGTCTCGCGTTGTTCGATAGTCTGGTGGTTTTCGAAAGTTACCCAGAAATGGATGCCGGCGATTTTCCGCAGGTCCTGACTGTTGAACCCGTTTCTGTCCACGAGAGTGGGGCCTATACCCTGACGACCGGCCGTAACAACTATCCCCTTTCACTGATGGTCGAACCTGGCAGGGAAACTAAGTTGATCGTCTCTTACGCCTATCGGCGCTTCGGGCACGCCGCAGTGTCCAGGCTCTTGCGTCATCTCGATACACTCCTGGATAACATGATGACCGCGTCTGAGAGACCGCTGCGGGAACTCTCCCTCCTCCCTGAGGAAGAGCGCCAGCAATTGACGGCATGGAATCGAGTCGCTTCGCCGTCGCCTGCATTCGATGTCTGCGTGCACACGTTGTTCGAGGCGCAGGTTCAGGAACGGCCCGATGCTCTAGCGGTGGAGACGCCATTCGAGCGCCTGAGTTATCGGGAATTGGACCGTCGGGCCAATCGTCTCGCTCATTATCTTCAGGAGCGCGGTGTGAAGCCGGAAATACGAGTAGCCATATGCCTCGAACGATCTGTGGATCTGGTGATTGCTTTGCTGGCGGTGCTCAAGGCGGGCGGGGCCTATGTCCCGATGGATCCAGGTTTTCCCGAAGCGCGATTAGCACAGATGGTGACCGATAGTGCTGCAGTGGTCGTTCTTAGCAACAGCAGTCAGGCAGAGAAGTTTTCCGGGTTTAAAGATAACCTCGTGCTTCTCGATCAAATGGTCGGAGATATTGCACAGCGGGATGATCATCGGCCATCAACAGCAGTCATGTCCCAGAACTTGGCCTATGTTATTTACACTTCCGGCTCGACCGGTCAGCCCAAAGGCGTTGCGGTAGAGCATCGCCAGATTGTGCAGTATGTTCGCACGGTGATGGATCGCCTGGCGTTTCCCGTCGAGGCTGGAATGGCTGCCGTCTCGACGGTGGCGGCAGATCTTGGGAATACCGCACTGTTCGGTGCACTCTGCTCAGGGCGGTCGCTTCATCTGCTTTCGGCGGACCATGGGTTTGATCCCAATGCGATGGCAGCCTATATGCACGACCATGCGGTCGATGTCCTGAAGATCGTGCCCAGTCATTTACACGGACTGCTCAGTGCCGAATATCCCGAGCGGGTTCTGCCGAGGCGCTGTCTGATTTTGGGTGGAGAAGCCGTCCGTCCGGACTTAATCGAACGGGTCAGGACGCTGGTGCCGGAATGTGCCATCGTCAACCACTATGGTCCGACTGAAACGACAGTCGGGGTGTTAACACACCGGGTGGAAGGTGTGAGTCCTGACGAAAGGGGAGTGCCCATTGGGCGGCCGCTGCCTTCCACACCAGTCTATGTGCTGGATCCTCAGGGACAGCAGGTTCCGATCGGCATACCTGGCGAGTTGTATGTCGGTGGGGGACAAATCACTCGAGGTTATCTCGGACGTCCCGATATCACAGCGGAACGGTTTCTTCCCGATGCGTTCGGAGGAGGGGCGGGGCACCGCCTCTATCGCACAGGCGACCGGGTACGTGTTCGCACCGACGGCGTGATCGAATTTCTTGGACGAGTCGATAATCAGGTCAAGGTCCGTGGTTTCCGCATCGAGCTCGGCGAAATCGATGCTCATCTTCGCCTCGAGCCTTCCATTGCAGAAGCGGTGACGGTGGTCCCCGAAGCACCGGACGGCGCACGGCAATTGGTGGCCTATGTCGTGGAAAATTCGACTATCGATACCTCCGCCATACGAGATCGGCTGGCACTCCGGCTTCCCGAATATATGGTTCCGCAGACGATCGTTGCGCTTGACGCTTTGCCGTTGACCCCCAACGGCAAAGTGGATCGGACGGCGCTTCAAAATTTGAAGCAGCATTTATCCTTTGACGATGCGACGTTTGTGGCTCCCCGCAATCCCATTGAAGAGATTCTGGCTGCCGTTTGGACGGATGTCCTTCGTGTCGAACGAGTCGGTGTGCATGACAACTTTTTTGCGTTGGGAGGGGACTCGATTCGGACGTTGCAAGTGATTGCGCGTGCCAATCAGCAGGGTGTGAAGCTGACCCCCAAACAATTGTTCGAACATCAGACCGTTGCGACGGCCGCCGCCGTCGCGCACTGGAAGGACATGGCGCTTTCACACACTCACGCGGGGCCGGATAATTTATCGCTCGACAGGCCTCCGGCCCATAGCCAGGGCGCGAGTGAGAGTATTCAACAGATTCCAACACAAACGTCCACTGAACAGTTGCGTCCGGTATATCCTCTGTCGGGAGTCGAACCGGACCGATTGCTTGAATTACGAGATGACTGGGCCGGCATCGAAGATTGTTATCCCTTGTCGCCGATGCAGGAAGGCATGCTGTTTCACTCATTGATGAATCCCGGATCTGGGATGTATTTGATGCAGCAGCACTATGTCTGGGAAGGCCGGATGGATCGTGACGCTTTCGGTCGGGCCTGGCAGCGCGTCATCGACCGACACCCTATTTTACGTACATCCTTCATGTGGAAGGACCTCAATCGGCCGTTGCAACTCGTGCACCGTCGTGTGAATGCGGGGGAGGTCATTGAGGACCTGGATTGGTCACACCTGAGCGAGGAGGAACAGCGGGTGCAGATGACAAGTGCCCTGGAACAGGAGCTCACCGTGGGTTTGGAGTTTACCCGTGCCCCTCTTATGCGGATCCGGCTCGTACGACAGGGCGACGATCGATGGACCATTGTGCGCAGCTTCCATCATATCCTCACCGATGACTGGTGTTTTTCTCTCCTGATGATGGATTTCATGGAGCATTATGAAGCGTTCGTGGAAGGCCGGGATCTCAATGTGGCCTCACCCCCTCCCTATCGAGAGTATATTGCGTGGCTTCAGCGACAGGATCTTGGTGCCGCCCGGCGGTTCTGGGAATCGGAATTGGCCGGATTCACGATCCCGACTCCCCTCGGCATCGAGTGCCTGGAACGCGACGTTCCTCTCACGGAGTCGTCTGTGGGCGATGTGTATATGGAATTGTCGCCCGAGGTCTCCCGACGGCTGCAGGATCTGGCGCAGAGGTATCAATTGACTCCGAACACCTTTCTCCAAGGGGCATGGTCCATCCTGCTCGCCAGATATAGCGGGGAAGAAGATGTGCTGTTCGGAGTGACGGTCGCCGGCCGCCCTACCGATCTCCCTGGTGTTGAAGCGATCATGGGTTTGTTCATCAATACTCTGCCCCTTCGCGTGACGGTCCGTCCCCAGATTCCATTGATGACCTGGCTCAAAGACTTACTGGCCGCAAATTACCGGATCCGCCAGTACGAGTATGCGCCGTTGGTTCAGATTCAACAGTGGAGCGAAGTGCCTCCGGGACAAGCGCTGTTCCGAAGTTTGCTGGTTTTTGAAAATGCCCCGAAGGATTCACGGTTGGGCGAGGATCGCCAGGACCGTGTCATTTCGTACGAGCACGACCGCGTGCATACGAACTATCCAGTGACGGTGGTCGGTTATCCGGGAGACCAGATGGGTGTCCGGCTGTCCTATGACCGGCGAATTCTGGAACATGTTGCGGTCGAGCGGATGCTGGGCCACCTCAAAGTATTGTTAGAAGCGATGGCGGCTTCTCCCGATGCCAACATCCATGAACTTCCGATGGTTGGAGACGCGGAACGACAACGCATCCTGATGGACTGGAACGATACCGATGGGGTGGAAAAGATTGATGAGCAGTTCCCGGCATTGTTCGAAGCCCAAGTGGTGCAGACACCCGAGGCGATTGCTGTACAAAGCGGAAGCCACAGTCTCAGCTATAAGGACCTTAATCGTGCCGGGAACCGAATTGCCCATGCCTTGCGCGCTTTGGAGACGGGACCTGACACGCTCGTAGCCGTACTCGATGAACGCGGGCTCACGCTCATGTCGATGATCATTGGCATCCTGAAGGCGGGTGGTGCCTATGTTCCCTTGGATTTGCACCACCCTGTCGAGCGCATCGCCCATGTGCTTTCCGCCAGCCGGACACGAGTCGTCGTGAGCCGGGAGGAACATTCCGGATTGCTGGCTAAGGTGGTTGCACTTCTCCCCAAGGAGCGGAAGCCGAAAATTCTTATACTGGAACGGATGGCCTTGGAGAACTGGCCCGAAGAGAATCCCAGTCCGATCGACGTACGAAACCATCTTGCCTATGTCATCTATACATCGGGGTCGACCGGTTTCCCCAAGGGCGCCATGGTCGATTGCAAGGGGATGCTGAATCATCTCACGAGCAAGGTTCCGACGTTACGCCTCGGTCCTGCGGATATCGTGGCTCAGACCGCATCACAATGTTTCGATATTTCCGTATGGCAGTTTCTCTCTCCGATTTTGTGCGGTGCCTGTGTTCACATCGTTGGGGACGATGTGGTTCGGGATCCTGAGCGGCTTCTGCAAGAAGTGGCAGGCCGGAAGATCACGGTGCTGGAGGTCGTACCGTCTCTCTTATCCAGCATGTTGGAATGTTCTCCTTTGCCGTTGACGCACCTGCGATGGCTTCTTCCGACGGGAGAGGCCCTATCTCCCGAGTTGTGTCGCCGATGGTTATCCCGGTATCCGCATGTCCCGCTTGTGAATGCTTATGGACCTGCGGAATGTTCTGACGATGTGGCCATCGCGTGTATTGAGCATATGCCGAGCGAACAAATGACTCGAATGCCTATCGGGAGGCCGATCAGTCGGGTGCGTCTGTACATCGTCGATCGCCATCTCGAACCTGTGCCGGCAGGTGTCGCCGGTGAGCTCTGTGTGGGCGGCGCGGCCGTGGGGCGCGGATATGTGTACGATCCCGCCCGAACTGCCGAAGTGTTCGTGCCGGACCCATTTAGTTGCGAGAGTGGCGGACGTCTGTACCGGACAGGAGATCTTGCACGCCATCGATCCGACGGGATGATTGAATTTATCGGCCGCCGCGACTATCAGGTCAAGATCCGCGGTTTCCGTATTGAATTGGGTGAGATCGAAGCTCGGTTGTCCCAACATCAGGACATTGCGCGTAGCGTCGTGGTTGTCAGGGAAGACCAGCCGGGACGGAAACAGTTGGTTGCCTATGTCGTGACGACTCAGCCATTGACTGGCGAAGCGCTCCGCATGTTTGTCAGACAGGCATTGCCGGACTATATGGTGCCGGTGGCCGTTGTATTTCTCGCTTCGCTGCCTTTGACCCCTAACGGGAAAATCAACCGGAAAGCGTTGCCTGCGCCGGAAAGCGATCGAACAGAGGAGACATGGGAGGCACCGACCACCCCGACCCAGGATCTTGTCGCGGGAATTTGGTCGGAGGTTCTCGGAACGGATCGCGTCGGACGAGGGGATCAGTTTTTCGAGCTTGGCGGCCATTCCCTCTTGGCTACCCAAGTGATGTCCCGCGTGCGGGCGGCGTTTCAACTCGAACTTCCACTCCGGAGTCTCTTTGATTTTCCGACGGTGGAGGAATTTGCCGCTGCCATCGATCGGGCCGGGGCTCAGGAAGCAGGGGCATTGGCCCCGCCGATTGTGCCTGTGGTGCGGACGGAACGCCTCCCGCTTTCATTTGCGCAACAGAGACTCTGGTTCCTGGCTCAAATGGATCCTGAAAGCGGAGCCTATAACCTTCCCTTTGCGTTGCGGTTGGAAGGGTCTTTGAACCGTGCCGCGCTAGAAGAGAGTTTTGTGGAACTGGTCCGCCGGCATGAAACATTACGAACCACGTTCCCATCGCTCGATGGTGAAGCGCGACAGGTCATCGTTCCATCGGAACGCTTTGCGCTTGAGACCGAAGATCTGACGGGGTGTCCTGAAGAAGAGCGGGCGGCTACGATCATGCAATATGCGCAGGGAGAAGCGCATCGGCCGTTCGCGTTAGAGCGTGATTTGCCGATACGCGCCAGATTGTTACGATTGAAGCCTGATGAGCACATTTTGCTGGTGACCGTTCATCACATAGCCGCGGATGCCTGGTCGCTGGCTCTCGTCACGAATGAGGTGGCCACCGTGTATACGGCACGGGTCGATGCGCTGGCCAGGCCATCTGAAGACTCCACCATGTCGATGAAGGGCCGTCTTCCGGACCTGCCGGTTCAGTATAGTGATTTTTCATCATGGCAGCGTGAGTGGCTGCAGGGCACGCGTTTGGAAAAGGAAGTCGGTTATTGGAAGCAACGTTTGGGATCCAATCCGCCGCAATTGGCGTTGCGGACCGATCATCCTCGCCCGGATGTTCAGACATATCGCGGCGGTCGTCTCACGTTTCTCATTCCAAAGGAAGTGAGCGAACCATTGAGAGCGCTAAGCCGTCGGCAGGGGGCGACGGTTTTTATGACGCTGTTGGCGGCATTTCAGGTGTTGCTGGCCCGTTCTACCGGACAAACCGATATTCTCGTCGGCACAGATGTGGCCAATCGAAATCGCCACGAGACCGAACATCTGGTCGGATTCTTCGTGAATCTTCTTCCGTTACGGACGGATGTGAGCGGCAATCCGTCGTTCATCGACTTGTTGGGACGTGTGCGTGAAGTCGCATTGGGAGCTTACGCGCATCAGGATGTCCCTTTTGAAAAGATCGTTGAGGCTCTCAAATTGTCGCGGGATCTCAGCCGGAACCCTTTGGTGCAAGTCTTGTTTGTCCTGCAGAACGTTCCCCCTCCCTCGTTGCAACTTCCCGATTTACATGTGGAGTCGTTGGAATTTGAACATGATGTCTCACGGTTCGATCTTGGGTTATTTATGGAGGAGACGGAAGAGGGCTTCGCTGGTGTCTGGAAATTCAGTCGCGATCTCTTTGAGCCCGAGACCATCGCTCTGTTCGCGCAGCGTTTTATCACTCTGCTCCGGCAAATCGTGATGTCGCCTGATCGTAGAATAGACCACCTGGATTTACTGAGTGCGGAAGATAAGGAGGCGCGCATCATGGAAGCTAAGCAACGGGAAGAGGGAAAATTTCAACGATTTAAAAACATCAAGCCGAAGACCGTCGCATTGTCACAGCGCACTCTGGTAACGAGTCAGCCGCTTTTGCCCGATCGTGCGCTTCCGCTGCTGTTCTCTCCTGCGGTGGATGATGTCGATCTAGCCGGTTGGGCTCAGTCGAATCAGACCATGCTTCAGCGCGACTTATTGAAGCATGGTGCACTGCTCTTCAGGGGATTTTCGACGCGAACGGTTGCAGACTTCGAGGCGGCCGCGCAGGCTGTCTGCCCTGACCTATTCGGAGAGTATGGTGATTTGCCTCGTGAGAAAAGCGGGCGTCACGTCTATGGGTCCACTCCGTACCCTTCGGATAAGGCGATTCTCTTTCACAATGAAAGCTCGCACATGCATCGCTGGCCCCAAAAGCAATTCTTTTTTTGTATGCAGGCCGCCCCTGAAGGAGGTGAGACTCCGATTGTCGATTGTCGAACCATGTATCAGCGTCTTCATCCTGAACTCCGCGACCGGCTCCAGTCGAAACAGCTCATGTATGTCCGAAATTTTACTCCCGGTGTCGATGTCAGTTGGCAGGATTTCTTTCGAACTTCCGACCAATCTGTCGTCGAAGAAATGTGTGCCCGGAACGGTATGGAATGTCTGTGGATGGAGAACGACTCGTTGCGCACCAGACAGGTCTGCCCGGCGGTGATCGAGCATCCCAAAACAGGCGAGTGGGTGTTCTTCAATCAGATCCAACTTCATCATGTGTCTTGTCTGGAACCGGCAGTGCGAGAGTCGCTGTTATCAATGCTCGGAAGGGAGTCGATTCCGCGCAATGTCTACTATGGTGACGGCTCTCCCATCGATGATGCGATTGTCGCGGATATTGGTGAGCTGTATGAACGGACGGCGGTGCGGTTTCGTTGGCAGGAAGGCGATCTTCTCATGCTGGACAATATGCTTGTGGCACATGCCCGCGATCCCTTTGCCGGCCCCCGCAAGATCCTCGTCGCGATGGGAGACATGATCAGCCAGGCCACTTTTCAATCCGTTACCGTATAG
- a CDS encoding TauD/TfdA family dioxygenase, translated as MGRLSRNAYFGDGSPIDDAVGKKIGEIYERMALHLAWQTGELLLLDNMLVAHTRDSYDWPGKIVVQWGHGVSRGKADDRRIKGAW; from the coding sequence ATGGGACGACTTTCTCGGAATGCCTATTTCGGGGATGGTTCGCCAATCGACGATGCGGTTGGCAAGAAAATCGGTGAAATCTACGAGCGAATGGCGCTCCACTTAGCATGGCAAACAGGCGAACTCCTATTATTGGACAACATGTTGGTCGCCCACACCCGAGATTCCTATGATTGGCCAGGCAAGATCGTCGTGCAATGGGGACATGGTGTATCAAGAGGCAAGGCAGATGATCGACGTATAAAAGGGGCATGGTGA